A single Garra rufa chromosome 9, GarRuf1.0, whole genome shotgun sequence DNA region contains:
- the s100a10b gene encoding protein S100-A10b, whose protein sequence is MPSDLERAMETLITVFHRYASKESGNSSTLNRRELKMLMETELSSFLKSQKDPAAVDRIMRDLDSNFDGEVNFEEFVSLVVGLSIACEQLYQKQKQAQAQPQPGGCAKKQ, encoded by the exons ATGCCTTCTGATCTGGAAAGAGCGATGGAGACGCTGATCACAGTGTTTCACCGTTATGCAAGCAAAGAGAGTGGGAATTCATCAACACTAAATCGCAGAGAGCTCAAAATGCTGATGGAGACAGAATTGTCCAGCTTTCTGAAG TCTCAGAAGGACCCTGCTGCCGTAGACAGGATTATGAGGGATTTGGATAGTAATTTTGATGGAGAGGTGAATTTCGAGGAGTTTGTGTCTCTTGTGGTGGGCCTGTCCATTGCCTGCGAACAGCTCTACCAGAAGCAGAAGCAGGCGCAGGCGCAGCCGCAGCCGGGAGGATGTGCCAAAAAGCAGTGA
- the s100w gene encoding S100 calcium binding protein W — MASKLEQAIVAIVEVFEEYAGKDDQKKQLSNAELGELIKAQITSPEFKDKVDPDNIKEVMEDLDKNHDGELNFREFSQCIAGLARAYYVKKHGKDKCQGKGRGCQNK, encoded by the exons ATGGCGTCTAAGCTGGAGCAAGCCATTGTGGCCATTGTGGAGGTGTTTGAAGAGTATGCAGGGAAAGATGACCAGAAAAAACAGCTCAGTAATGCTGAACTTGGAGAGCTCATCAAAGCCCAAATCACCAGTCCTGAATTTAAG GATAAAGTGGATCCGGATAATATTAAAGAGGTCATGGAAGACCTGGATAAGAACCACGATGGTGAACTGAACTTTCGCGAATTCAGTCAGTGTATCGCGGGCCTAGCCAGGGCCTACTATGTAAAGAAGCACGGCAAGGACAAGTGCCAAGGAAAGGGCAGGGGGTGTCAGAATAAGTGA